A window of Deltaproteobacteria bacterium genomic DNA:
ACTACGACTCCTTTACCTTCAATCTGGTGCAATACCTGCAGGAACTAGGCGCCAACGTGTTCACCTGCCGCAATGACGCGCACACGGCAGACGAGCTCATCAAGATGCGCCCCGATGCCTTCATCCTGTCGCCAGGACCGTCTACACCAAACGAAGCTGGCGTCTGCCTAAGCCTCATCGGTGCAGCTGCGGCAGCGCGCATCCCCCTGCTCGGCGTCTGTCTAGGTCATCAGGCCATAGGCCAGGCCTTTGGCGGCAAAGTGATCCGCGCCGACCTCCCAGTCCACGGCAAGGTCGGCCACGTGCATCACCAACAGGGCGGCGTATTTCGTAACCTACCCAGTCCTTTTGCCGCGACGCGCTATCATTCCCTGATCGTCGAGCGCAGCACGCTCCCCGCAGAACTCGAAGTCACGGCCGCGCTAGAATCAGGCATGATCATGGGGCTTAGACACAAAAGTCGCCCCATCGAAGGCGTTCAGTTCCATCCGGAGAGTGTGCTCACCGAGCACGGTCGCCAGCTGCTCGCCAACTTCCTCTCACTCGATCACGCCGTGTAAGCTGCCACCCTTGGCACACATGGCATCGACGCGGCGCGTCACGGCAGGATCTTCGACCAGTGGCGGCGCATGATGTGGCTTGATGCGCGCATCAATCACTAGCGGTCCCTCGGCACCCCAATGCTTAAACTTGGTAAAGCTGCGGACACCGTGACAGTCGTGTGAAGGATTGCTGCGCGTAAAAGTGACCCAAAGAAAATTGTTTAGACTGCGCGCACAAAACTCGCTGTCGTCACAAAGCACTATGAGCACAACGTCACGCAAAAGATCAGCAGGTAGCGAGGCGAGATGCGCCAGCAATTTGTCACTAGACCCATCTGTCACACTGGTGAATTTAGGGCCGGAAACAGCGAGCACACCCGGCAAGACTAGCCGCACGTCGCTAAAGCCATCTGGCACTGATATGCCAGCAGACACCGATTTCGCTAATTGACGGCGCGGTGCGCCTGTCGCTGCGATCACTAGTTTGGAGCCTTGATTGAGACCCTCGCCCGAATAATCCAGCGTATCCATCGTGGTACGCGTCTGGAAATGCAGATCGCGTGTGAGATCGATGCGTTGCAACATGTAATTGAAGAACGCTTCGATATCATCAACTGCGGGAGCTGCACTGTCGTTGCCATCAATGACAAATAGATACTTGGCAAGCGAGCACTGATTGAATCCGAGGATGGCGTTAGCCTGGGTCAGTAACTCTTGCGGCCCCGTGTCATGCGTCGAGCGATACGGTGTATAGCGCTCCGACCCAACGGCGAGCAGCAGCGGATGCACACCAGCCGCATCAACAGCATGCAGTGCCTTCACGCCAGGGAGCGACACCGGCACCATCGGACCAGTGATCTCGTGAATGAGCTCACCAAAGGTCGTATCCTCCTGCGGTGGTCTACCAACCACAGTAAATGGCCACATCGCATCACGGCGATGATAGACTGCCTCCACCTTCATCACGGGGAAATCGTGGGTCAAACTATAGTAGCCCAGATGGTCGCCAAATGGCCCCTCCGGCTTGGTCGTGCCTGTGATCGTCCCGACGATACAGAAATCCGCATCAGCACTGATGAGATGACCATTATGGAGCGCGTAGCGAAAGCGCCGCCCCGCCAACATCCCGGCGAAGATCAGCTCTGATAGTCCCTCTGGCAGCGGCATCACCGCCGCGACCGCGTGCGCTGGATGACCACCGACCATGATGCTGACGCGTAGTGGTTCGCCGCGCGCCGCCGCCTTCGTGTGGTGAATCCCCATGCCTCGGTGGATCTGGTAGTGGAGACCGACCTCTTGATCGGGGATAAACTGATTGCCCGCTAGCTGCACCCGGTACATGCCGACATTGGCGGCCATCGGCCCCGGGCGATCCGGATCCTGCGACAGCACCTGCGGCAGGGTAATATAGGGGCCACCGTCCATGGGCCAACTCTTCACTGCCGGCAGCCGGCTAAGCGTCGTTTGGCACTGCATCGTGGGCGCTCGCGCCGGCGAGACGCGCCGCGGGAGCGACGTGAGTCCGGCAAAAGGGAGACGTAGGTAAACACCAGGATGCTTGGCGAGGCCCCGCGGGATTCCGCGGACGAAGTCGGCCGGATCGGCCTTAATGCGCACCGCCTGACGCACGAGCTCAAGCGTGTCCCTGAAGATAAATTTGGCTCGGTCCATCGTCCCGAACAGGTTAGCCACGCATGGGAACTCCGTCCCCCGCACCCGTTCAAACAGCAGTGCCGGAGCGCCCTGTGCATAGGCGCGCCGCTGAATCTCGGCGATCTCAAGGTTGGGGGAAACCTCCTCGCGCACGCGCACTAGCTCCCCTACCCTCTCAAGATCCTCAACTGCGGCGCGTAGACCGTGGCTCAATGTGCCCTCTCAAACTGCTTCACTTGGTTGCTAAGGCGTCGACTCGCCGGTGAATCGCGGCGACCGCGGCCTCATATTCGGCCAAAAGTTGATCGGCATCAACCATTGTTGGCTTGCCGTTATAAAGGACAAAGCGCCCGTCCACCATGACGTGGCGGACGTTGCGGCTAGTATGGCTGTAGATAACGTTGGTGGTCAGCTTAGGCGACGGCTCCGTACTGAGGTCGCGGGCCAGGAAGACGATGTCGGCCGCCTTGCCCACGGCTAGGGAGCCGATTTTGCTGGCTAGACCGATTGCACGCGCTGGATTTTCTGTCGTCATGCTAAGGATAGCCTCGGGACTGCGATGCTCCTCGGGCACGCCGCGGTCCTGGGCCAATAGGGCCATAAGCCGCATCTCGGCCAGGAGATCTGCCGTATCGTTGCTGGCTGCAGCATCTGTCGCCAGGGCGATCGGCACGCCGGCCCGCATCAGATCGGCGATCGGCGCTAGCTGCTCGTAAATGATCTGCGACGCCGGGCAAATACCCGCGGTCACGCCCTGACCGCACAGGATCTTATGATCGTTGACCGTACTCGTGACGAGGTGCACCGCGAGAGTCAGATCAGTAAGCGCCCCGCACCGGTGCGCAAACTCGACCGGCGTACAGCCAGCCCGCTGCTGGACCCGCTGAAACTCACCTCGCGTCTGCGAGAGGTGCATGTGCAGAGGCAACTTCCTGTCTCGCGCAAAGGTCGCCAGTTCCGTCAGGAGGGCCTCCGAGCAGGTGTCGGCCGCATGCGGTGCCACCGAAGGCGTGATGCGCGACGAGTATGGCCAGGCGTCGATCAAGCGGCGCCACCGGTCCCAGCTCGCGCGTCCAGGAAAGGCGCCGCCTAAATCGGCCACAGTCTCGCCGACAACGCCCCGGACACCAAACCGTTCCATGGCCTGCGCAACACCCTCGCTAAAATAATAATGATCACTAAAACAGGTCACCCCTGCAACCAGACCCGCATAGATGTAGGAGAAACTGAGCGGTGCTAGAAGCTCAGGCGTGAGCGACTTTTCCGCCGGAAAAAAAAAGCGCTCGATCATTTCATCCTGACCATGACCCAGACCGCGAAAAAAACCCATCGCCACGTGCGTATGCGCATTGATCAGCCCAGGCATGCCGATGTAGCCTCGAGCGTCCACGGCAGTTAGGTTTTGATGCCGCCCCGAAACGACAGCGCTTGGACCAATCTCGGCAATCTGACCACCGCGCACCAAAATGCCACTATCAGGCAGCACCGTCCCTGGTTCGGTAATCAAAGTGAGACCAGTGATCAGAAGATCACCCGTCGGAGCAGCGGCCTGCGTGCCTAGTGTCGCGTGGTTCATGGATGCGCCTCTAACATAGGACTCTGATGCGTTGACTTTCCGGCGATGCTCTCATGAAGGCGGGTTGCTGTCTAGGCTTGAGGGATTATCTTTAAAAACCAAATTAAGATCCGTAATTTTGGCGACCTAAAGCTTCACAGCAACGCCCGTTTCAGAAGCACAGAAAAGATCCTCGGGCCAGCAGTATACCGCTCGGCTCAAATCCCTGACTCATG
This region includes:
- a CDS encoding aminodeoxychorismate/anthranilate synthase component II, with the protein product MNLKITAQSKVKDSRSKQVVMIDNYDSFTFNLVQYLQELGANVFTCRNDAHTADELIKMRPDAFILSPGPSTPNEAGVCLSLIGAAAAARIPLLGVCLGHQAIGQAFGGKVIRADLPVHGKVGHVHHQQGGVFRNLPSPFAATRYHSLIVERSTLPAELEVTAALESGMIMGLRHKSRPIEGVQFHPESVLTEHGRQLLANFLSLDHAV
- a CDS encoding UbiD family decarboxylase codes for the protein MSHGLRAAVEDLERVGELVRVREEVSPNLEIAEIQRRAYAQGAPALLFERVRGTEFPCVANLFGTMDRAKFIFRDTLELVRQAVRIKADPADFVRGIPRGLAKHPGVYLRLPFAGLTSLPRRVSPARAPTMQCQTTLSRLPAVKSWPMDGGPYITLPQVLSQDPDRPGPMAANVGMYRVQLAGNQFIPDQEVGLHYQIHRGMGIHHTKAAARGEPLRVSIMVGGHPAHAVAAVMPLPEGLSELIFAGMLAGRRFRYALHNGHLISADADFCIVGTITGTTKPEGPFGDHLGYYSLTHDFPVMKVEAVYHRRDAMWPFTVVGRPPQEDTTFGELIHEITGPMVPVSLPGVKALHAVDAAGVHPLLLAVGSERYTPYRSTHDTGPQELLTQANAILGFNQCSLAKYLFVIDGNDSAAPAVDDIEAFFNYMLQRIDLTRDLHFQTRTTMDTLDYSGEGLNQGSKLVIAATGAPRRQLAKSVSAGISVPDGFSDVRLVLPGVLAVSGPKFTSVTDGSSDKLLAHLASLPADLLRDVVLIVLCDDSEFCARSLNNFLWVTFTRSNPSHDCHGVRSFTKFKHWGAEGPLVIDARIKPHHAPPLVEDPAVTRRVDAMCAKGGSLHGVIE
- a CDS encoding amidohydrolase family protein, translated to MNHATLGTQAAAPTGDLLITGLTLITEPGTVLPDSGILVRGGQIAEIGPSAVVSGRHQNLTAVDARGYIGMPGLINAHTHVAMGFFRGLGHGQDEMIERFFFPAEKSLTPELLAPLSFSYIYAGLVAGVTCFSDHYYFSEGVAQAMERFGVRGVVGETVADLGGAFPGRASWDRWRRLIDAWPYSSRITPSVAPHAADTCSEALLTELATFARDRKLPLHMHLSQTRGEFQRVQQRAGCTPVEFAHRCGALTDLTLAVHLVTSTVNDHKILCGQGVTAGICPASQIIYEQLAPIADLMRAGVPIALATDAAASNDTADLLAEMRLMALLAQDRGVPEEHRSPEAILSMTTENPARAIGLASKIGSLAVGKAADIVFLARDLSTEPSPKLTTNVIYSHTSRNVRHVMVDGRFVLYNGKPTMVDADQLLAEYEAAVAAIHRRVDALATK